One window of the Streptomyces sp. ITFR-21 genome contains the following:
- a CDS encoding aminopeptidase P family protein, with protein MAEAQDKPDAAQEDKPVKKRKNGLYPAVSEELAAVMKSGWADTERHGLDPIKQAPYAAARRAALSARFPGERIVVPAGNLRTRSNDTEYPFRASSEYVHLTGDQTQDAVLVLEPLAEGGHQATTYLLPRSDRNSGEFWLDGQGELWVGRRNSLAEGEQLLGLPCKDVRKVADELREAAGPVRVVRGHDAGVEAALTDKVTAERDAELKVFLSELRLVKDEYEVGELQRACDSTARGFEDVVKVLDKAEATSERWIEGTFFLRARVEGNDVGYGSICAAGPHATTLHWVRNDGPVRSGELLLLDAGVETTTLYTADVTRTLPVNGRFSPLQRKVYDAVYDAQQAGIEAVKPGAAYRDFHEAAQRVLAERLVAWGLLDGPVERVLELALQRRWTLHGTGHMLGLDVHDCAQARTEAYVDCTLEPGMVLTVEPGLYFQPDDLTVPAEYRGVGVRIEDDILVTDGGARNLSAGLPRQADEVEAWMAALRG; from the coding sequence GTGGCGGAGGCCCAGGACAAGCCGGACGCGGCGCAGGAGGACAAGCCCGTCAAGAAGCGCAAGAACGGGCTCTACCCCGCCGTGTCCGAGGAGTTGGCCGCCGTCATGAAGTCCGGTTGGGCCGACACCGAGCGGCACGGTCTCGACCCGATCAAGCAGGCGCCGTACGCCGCCGCCCGCCGCGCCGCGCTGTCCGCCCGCTTCCCCGGCGAGCGGATCGTGGTGCCGGCCGGCAACCTGCGGACCCGCTCCAACGACACCGAGTACCCCTTCCGCGCCTCCAGCGAGTACGTCCACCTGACCGGCGACCAGACGCAGGACGCCGTGCTCGTCCTCGAACCGCTGGCCGAGGGCGGCCACCAGGCCACCACGTACCTGCTACCGCGCTCGGACCGGAACAGCGGCGAGTTCTGGCTGGACGGCCAGGGCGAGCTGTGGGTCGGCCGGCGCAACAGCCTCGCCGAGGGCGAGCAGCTGCTGGGGCTGCCCTGCAAGGACGTCCGCAAGGTGGCGGACGAACTGCGCGAGGCAGCCGGCCCGGTCCGGGTGGTCCGCGGCCACGACGCGGGCGTGGAGGCGGCGCTCACCGACAAGGTGACCGCGGAGCGGGACGCCGAGCTGAAGGTGTTCCTGTCCGAACTGCGGCTGGTCAAGGACGAGTACGAGGTCGGCGAGCTGCAGCGCGCCTGCGACTCCACCGCCCGCGGCTTCGAGGACGTCGTGAAGGTGCTGGACAAGGCCGAAGCCACCTCCGAGCGCTGGATCGAGGGCACCTTCTTCCTGCGCGCCCGGGTGGAGGGCAACGACGTCGGCTACGGCTCCATCTGCGCCGCCGGGCCGCACGCCACCACCCTGCACTGGGTGCGCAACGACGGCCCGGTCAGGTCCGGCGAACTGCTGCTGCTGGACGCCGGCGTGGAGACCACCACCCTCTACACCGCCGACGTCACCCGCACCCTCCCGGTCAACGGCCGCTTCTCGCCGCTCCAGCGCAAGGTCTACGACGCGGTGTACGACGCACAGCAGGCGGGCATCGAGGCGGTCAAGCCGGGTGCCGCGTACCGCGACTTCCACGAGGCGGCCCAGCGGGTGCTGGCCGAGCGGCTGGTGGCGTGGGGGCTGCTGGACGGCCCGGTCGAGCGGGTGCTCGAACTCGCCCTCCAGCGCCGCTGGACGCTGCACGGCACCGGCCACATGCTCGGCCTGGACGTGCACGACTGCGCGCAGGCGCGGACCGAGGCGTACGTGGACTGCACACTGGAGCCCGGCATGGTGCTCACCGTGGAGCCCGGCCTGTACTTCCAGCCGGACGACCTGACGGTGCCCGCCGAGTACCGCGGCGTCGGGGTGCGGATCGAGGACGACATCCTGGTGACCGACGGCGGCGCCCGCAACCTGTCGGCCGGCCTGCCGCGGCAGGCGGACGAGGTCGAGGCGTGGATGGCCGCGCTGCGCGGCTGA
- a CDS encoding ATP-binding protein — protein MSIWWSLHLRREAASVPLARRLLLGTMETAGVDPDISFDLSVALTEACANAVEHAGSATGYSVTARIDGDRCRIEVADSGPGFSRDRVRRPARPALRRQYAEDGRGLCMIEALVDHVQFHDRPGHGTVVAFDKVLKWRDDALLKAS, from the coding sequence ATGAGCATCTGGTGGTCTCTCCATTTGCGGCGCGAGGCTGCGAGTGTTCCGCTGGCCCGGCGACTGCTGCTGGGGACGATGGAGACCGCCGGGGTCGACCCCGACATCTCCTTCGATCTCTCGGTGGCCCTCACCGAAGCCTGCGCGAACGCCGTGGAACACGCCGGATCCGCCACGGGCTACAGCGTCACCGCCCGGATCGACGGCGACCGCTGCCGTATCGAAGTGGCCGACTCCGGGCCGGGTTTCTCCCGCGACCGCGTCCGCCGTCCGGCCCGTCCGGCTCTCCGGAGGCAGTACGCCGAGGACGGGCGCGGACTCTGCATGATCGAAGCACTCGTGGACCACGTCCAGTTCCATGACCGGCCGGGGCACGGCACGGTCGTGGCGTTCGACAAGGTCCTGAAATGGCGTGACGACGCGCTGCTCAAAGCGTCCTAG
- a CDS encoding YcnI family copper-binding membrane protein, producing MSSSRMRGRAATVAALAGSAVLLAAVPAFAHVTVSPDAAGKGGYSTVSFKVPNEEDSASTVKVEVILPTDHPIASVSVQPVPGWTAQITTVKLATPVTTDDGTVDRAAARITWTGGKIAPGQFQQFPVSLGPLPTDTDSLSFKTLQTYSDGEVARWIEIPRPGRPEPQNPAPTLTLTAAADGAAAGTATAAGTPPAAPAADAGKPVAASDAVGGSDGTARALGIIGIVVGAIGVGFGVFAGRRRRPANAGAAGGPSEPAV from the coding sequence ATGAGCAGCTCTCGTATGCGCGGCCGTGCCGCGACCGTCGCCGCACTCGCCGGCTCCGCCGTCCTGCTGGCCGCCGTACCCGCCTTCGCGCATGTCACCGTCTCACCGGACGCCGCCGGAAAGGGCGGCTACAGCACGGTGTCCTTCAAGGTCCCCAACGAGGAGGACAGCGCCTCCACCGTCAAGGTCGAGGTCATCCTGCCGACCGATCACCCGATCGCGTCGGTGTCCGTCCAGCCGGTTCCCGGCTGGACCGCGCAGATCACCACGGTCAAGCTCGCCACCCCGGTGACGACCGACGACGGCACCGTGGACCGGGCGGCCGCCAGGATCACCTGGACCGGCGGGAAGATCGCCCCGGGCCAGTTCCAGCAGTTCCCCGTGTCGCTCGGACCGCTGCCGACGGACACGGACTCGCTGTCCTTCAAGACACTCCAGACGTACAGCGACGGCGAGGTCGCGCGCTGGATCGAGATCCCGCGGCCCGGTCGGCCCGAGCCGCAGAACCCGGCGCCGACCCTGACGTTGACCGCGGCCGCGGACGGCGCGGCGGCCGGGACGGCAACGGCAGCGGGGACGCCGCCCGCGGCGCCCGCCGCCGACGCCGGGAAGCCGGTGGCGGCCTCGGACGCGGTCGGCGGCAGCGACGGCACGGCCAGGGCGCTGGGCATCATCGGGATCGTCGTCGGAGCGATCGGCGTCGGCTTCGGGGTGTTCGCCGGGCGGCGCCGCCGGCCGGCGAACGCCGGGGCCGCGGGCGGTCCGTCGGAACCGGCCGTCTGA
- a CDS encoding SCO family protein, giving the protein MRTPLRLGSAAAALTAASALLLTGCGGSGGSASASSDAGNVAAVAGTQQAGTLLDTPFAKPRITLTDNHGKPFDLVKQTAGHPMLLFFGYTHCPDVCPTTMSDIALAESRLPAADQAELKVVFISSDPQRDTPARLDEWLGAMDKSFIGLTGKFPVIQAAARSVGVGIDPPVKEKDGSITVTHGAEVLAFWPKDDKGHVLYMSGTTAEQFQHDLPKIIRSEAP; this is encoded by the coding sequence ATGCGCACCCCTCTCAGGCTCGGCAGCGCCGCCGCCGCGCTGACCGCCGCCTCCGCCCTCCTGCTGACCGGCTGCGGCGGCTCCGGCGGCTCGGCCTCGGCCTCCTCCGACGCGGGGAACGTCGCGGCCGTCGCCGGCACCCAACAGGCCGGCACTCTGCTCGACACGCCGTTCGCCAAGCCGCGGATCACCCTGACCGACAACCACGGCAAGCCGTTCGACCTGGTGAAGCAGACCGCCGGACACCCGATGCTGCTGTTCTTCGGCTACACACACTGCCCCGACGTCTGCCCGACGACCATGAGCGACATCGCGCTGGCCGAGTCCCGGCTGCCCGCCGCCGACCAGGCCGAGCTCAAGGTGGTGTTCATCAGCTCCGACCCACAGCGCGACACCCCGGCCCGGCTGGACGAGTGGCTGGGCGCGATGGACAAGAGCTTCATCGGCCTGACCGGGAAGTTCCCCGTAATCCAGGCCGCCGCCCGATCGGTCGGCGTCGGCATCGACCCGCCGGTCAAGGAGAAGGACGGCAGCATCACCGTCACCCACGGCGCCGAGGTGCTGGCCTTCTGGCCCAAGGACGACAAGGGGCACGTGCTCTACATGTCGGGCACCACCGCCGAGCAGTTCCAGCACGACCTGCCGAAGATCATCAGGAGTGAGGCCCCGTGA
- a CDS encoding copper chaperone PCu(A)C: MSRRRALAGAIGGTAAVALAAATGVFLSSCSSSGAHAAARAKAPAELSVSGGYIPRPLLTDLAAAYVTVTNTGGTPAELTSVSTPLAAHVTLHTTKGTTMYQVASLTVPAGGRLSLGTGGDHLMLENLTRRPPVGAKVTLTLHFAHATPATLTVTVPVRPTTYHPEG; encoded by the coding sequence GTGAGCCGGCGGCGCGCGCTGGCCGGCGCGATCGGGGGTACGGCCGCGGTGGCGCTGGCCGCCGCGACCGGGGTGTTCCTGAGCAGCTGCTCGTCGTCCGGCGCGCACGCCGCCGCACGGGCCAAGGCCCCCGCCGAGCTCTCGGTGAGCGGCGGCTACATACCCCGGCCGCTGCTCACCGACCTGGCCGCCGCCTACGTCACGGTCACCAACACCGGCGGCACGCCCGCCGAGCTGACCTCGGTGAGCACGCCGCTGGCCGCGCACGTCACCCTGCACACCACCAAGGGGACCACCATGTACCAGGTCGCCTCGCTGACGGTACCGGCCGGCGGCCGGCTGAGCCTCGGCACCGGCGGTGACCACCTGATGCTGGAGAACCTGACCCGCAGACCGCCGGTCGGCGCCAAGGTGACGCTGACGCTGCACTTCGCGCATGCCACGCCCGCCACGCTGACCGTCACCGTGCCGGTGCGACCGACGACGTACCACCCGGAGGGCTGA
- a CDS encoding copper resistance protein CopC, with protein MDPRLSATSARPPARRPPARPWRRRLAALAVGLGALLGLLLAAAAPASAHAALIGTDPAGNSVVATAPQRVVLTFSEGVLLSPDSLRVLDPRGANVAVGAVGHAAGKDSGSTAAVGLRPGLPGGTYTVAWRAVSQDSHPVAGAFTFSVGAPSRTTVDLSGEAAAGNGPAAALYGIGRYLAYTGFALLVGGSVFLSVCWPKGALLRPVQRIATTGWLAMVVATIALIMLRGPYVNGKGLGQAFDLGVVRDQLETRPGAALISRLLLLAAAAVFLAVLFGGYSRREDPAERADLAWGLGIGGGVVSVGIAATWAMAEHASAGIQPKVAMPVDVVHLLSMAVWLGGLVTLLTALWAPSTAGVIERSAVRRFSALALGAVTALVASGTYQAWRQIGTWKAFTGTSYGRLLLIKIGLVAVLVGVAWFSRRWTQAIGEPGAAARVPDRTTTAAGESATVAAAARQPVGAGSAGGPGGAGGGERAAQLRRQQAARSAARARKARDADPARGALRRSVLAEAVVAAALLTVTTLLTGSQPGRAAEEQKGLADAPSTPAASSGVPAQLALDIPYDTGGPRGSGTAGFTLSPGRAGTPNEIHLLLTDPANAPVDVPEVRLAFTLPARRLGPIQVPLEHVDTGHWTATGVQLPLPGSWQLSVTVRTSDVDEVTQTRNVQVSQ; from the coding sequence ATGGACCCACGGTTGTCCGCGACATCCGCCCGCCCGCCCGCCCGGCGCCCGCCCGCCCGGCCCTGGCGGCGCCGACTCGCCGCGCTCGCGGTGGGCCTGGGCGCGCTGCTCGGGCTGCTGCTCGCCGCCGCCGCGCCGGCGTCCGCGCACGCGGCACTCATCGGAACCGATCCGGCCGGGAACTCGGTGGTCGCAACCGCACCGCAGCGGGTGGTGCTCACCTTCTCCGAGGGGGTGCTGCTCTCCCCCGACAGCCTGCGGGTGCTCGATCCGCGCGGCGCGAACGTCGCGGTGGGCGCCGTCGGACACGCGGCCGGCAAGGACTCCGGGTCCACCGCCGCGGTCGGGCTGAGGCCGGGGCTTCCCGGCGGCACCTACACCGTGGCGTGGCGGGCCGTCTCGCAGGACAGCCACCCGGTCGCGGGCGCCTTCACCTTCTCCGTCGGCGCGCCCTCCAGGACCACCGTCGACCTGTCCGGCGAGGCGGCGGCGGGCAACGGTCCGGCCGCCGCGCTCTACGGGATTGGCCGCTATCTCGCCTACACCGGGTTCGCGCTGCTGGTCGGCGGCTCGGTGTTCCTCTCGGTGTGCTGGCCCAAGGGCGCGCTGCTGCGGCCGGTGCAGCGGATCGCCACCACCGGCTGGCTGGCGATGGTGGTCGCCACGATCGCGCTGATCATGCTGCGCGGTCCGTACGTCAACGGCAAGGGTCTCGGCCAGGCGTTCGACCTCGGGGTGGTTCGGGATCAGCTGGAGACCAGGCCGGGCGCGGCGCTGATCTCCCGGCTGCTGCTGCTCGCCGCCGCCGCGGTGTTCCTCGCGGTGCTCTTCGGCGGCTACTCCCGGCGCGAGGACCCGGCCGAGCGGGCCGACCTGGCCTGGGGGCTCGGCATCGGCGGCGGTGTGGTGTCGGTCGGCATCGCGGCGACCTGGGCGATGGCCGAGCACGCCTCGGCCGGCATCCAGCCCAAGGTGGCGATGCCGGTGGACGTGGTGCACCTGCTGTCGATGGCGGTCTGGCTCGGCGGCCTGGTGACGCTGCTGACCGCGCTGTGGGCGCCCTCGACGGCGGGCGTGATCGAACGGTCCGCGGTACGCCGCTTCTCCGCGCTCGCGCTGGGCGCGGTCACCGCGCTGGTCGCCAGCGGCACGTATCAGGCATGGCGGCAGATCGGCACCTGGAAGGCGTTCACCGGCACCTCCTACGGGCGGCTGTTGCTGATCAAGATCGGGCTGGTGGCCGTGCTGGTGGGCGTGGCCTGGTTCTCGCGGCGCTGGACGCAGGCGATCGGGGAGCCGGGCGCCGCGGCGAGGGTGCCGGACCGGACGACGACCGCCGCCGGGGAGAGCGCGACCGTGGCCGCGGCGGCCCGGCAGCCGGTCGGCGCGGGCTCCGCCGGCGGACCGGGCGGGGCCGGCGGCGGCGAGCGGGCCGCGCAACTGCGCCGCCAGCAGGCCGCCCGCAGCGCCGCGCGGGCCCGCAAGGCCAGGGACGCCGACCCGGCCCGCGGCGCGCTGCGCCGCTCGGTACTGGCCGAGGCGGTGGTCGCCGCGGCGCTGCTGACGGTCACCACACTGCTGACCGGCTCGCAGCCCGGTCGGGCGGCGGAGGAGCAGAAGGGGCTGGCCGACGCGCCGTCGACGCCGGCCGCGTCCTCGGGGGTGCCGGCGCAGCTCGCGCTGGACATCCCCTACGACACCGGCGGCCCGCGGGGCAGCGGCACGGCCGGCTTCACGCTGTCGCCCGGCCGGGCCGGGACCCCGAACGAGATCCATCTGCTGCTCACCGATCCGGCCAACGCCCCCGTCGACGTGCCCGAGGTCCGGCTGGCCTTCACGCTGCCCGCCCGGCGCCTCGGCCCGATCCAGGTACCGCTGGAACACGTCGACACCGGCCACTGGACCGCGACCGGTGTCCAACTCCCGCTGCCCGGCAGCTGGCAGCTGTCGGTGACCGTCCGCACCTCCGATGTCGACGAGGTGACCCAGACAAGGAACGTGCAGGTCAGCCAGTGA
- the efeB gene encoding iron uptake transporter deferrochelatase/peroxidase subunit — translation MAAFASGAGGAAGRAAGPGRAAPRAADPAGTGGPAAPEKGGPSRRLLLGSAGAAGVAGVAGLVAGGAAGAAVASAVRNTPAALDSVGAGHIPFEGARQAGIVDPAQARGHLVAFDLAPGADRRAAAGLLRRWSDAAREMTRKDRPTTPAVYDDQVADDAGPSSLTVTFGFGRTFFGRTGLTSRLPRALAPLPDFPADALDPRRSDGDLWVQIGADDALVAFHALRVLQKAAAGTASVRWQMNGFNRTPGATARPVIVRNLMGQIDGTNNPKPSDTGFDRTVFVPAGGSPSSPAWMANGSYAVVRRIRMLLDSWDHLSTARQEKVIGRRKSDGAPLSGGGATAAVDLAKFGADGSLAIAGDAHVRVAAAASNSGAAMLRRGFSYHDGIGGDGAPDAGLLFIAWQADPLRGFVPVQRKLDGADGLSRFLRHEASGLFAVPGGAGPGEYVGQPLLEG, via the coding sequence GTGGCCGCGTTCGCTTCGGGCGCGGGGGGCGCGGCCGGGCGGGCTGCCGGGCCGGGGAGGGCGGCCCCGCGCGCCGCGGACCCGGCCGGGACCGGCGGGCCGGCGGCGCCCGAAAAGGGCGGGCCCTCCCGGCGGCTGCTGCTCGGCTCGGCAGGGGCGGCCGGCGTCGCCGGGGTCGCCGGGCTGGTGGCCGGCGGCGCGGCGGGTGCCGCGGTGGCGTCCGCGGTCCGGAACACGCCGGCCGCGCTGGACAGCGTGGGGGCCGGGCACATCCCGTTCGAGGGCGCCCGGCAGGCGGGGATCGTGGACCCCGCGCAGGCCCGCGGGCATCTGGTCGCCTTCGACCTGGCACCGGGCGCGGACCGGCGCGCCGCGGCCGGACTGCTGCGGCGCTGGTCGGACGCGGCTCGGGAGATGACGCGGAAGGACCGGCCGACCACCCCGGCGGTCTATGACGACCAGGTGGCCGACGACGCCGGGCCGTCCTCGCTGACCGTCACCTTCGGCTTCGGCCGGACCTTCTTCGGCCGGACCGGGCTGACCTCCCGGCTCCCCCGGGCGCTGGCGCCGCTGCCGGACTTCCCCGCCGACGCCCTCGACCCGCGGCGCAGCGACGGCGACCTGTGGGTGCAGATCGGCGCCGACGACGCGCTGGTCGCCTTCCACGCGCTGCGGGTGCTGCAAAAGGCCGCCGCCGGCACCGCGTCGGTCCGCTGGCAGATGAACGGCTTCAACCGCACCCCCGGTGCCACCGCCCGACCGGTGATCGTACGTAATCTGATGGGGCAGATCGACGGCACCAACAACCCCAAGCCGTCCGACACCGGCTTCGACCGCACGGTCTTCGTCCCGGCGGGCGGCAGCCCCTCCTCCCCGGCCTGGATGGCCAACGGTTCGTACGCGGTGGTGCGGCGGATCCGGATGCTGCTGGACTCCTGGGACCACCTGTCGACGGCCCGGCAGGAGAAGGTGATCGGCCGCCGCAAGTCCGACGGGGCGCCGCTGTCCGGCGGCGGCGCGACGGCCGCGGTGGACCTGGCGAAGTTCGGCGCCGACGGCTCGCTCGCCATCGCGGGCGACGCCCACGTCCGGGTGGCCGCCGCGGCCTCCAACAGCGGCGCGGCCATGCTGCGGCGCGGGTTCTCGTACCACGACGGCATAGGCGGCGACGGCGCCCCGGACGCCGGGCTGCTCTTCATCGCCTGGCAGGCCGATCCGCTGCGCGGCTTCGTCCCGGTACAGCGCAAGCTCGACGGGGCGGACGGGCTGTCGCGCTTCCTGCGGCACGAGGCGAGCGGGCTGTTCGCGGTGCCGGGCGGGGCGGGGCCCGGCGAGTACGTGGGGCAGCCGCTGCTGGAGGGGTGA